The following is a genomic window from Flavobacteriales bacterium.
GACAATGCGCGACGTGCTGTAAACGCCGGGGATGAGATCGACAACATTTTTCAAGGTTCGAATAGACAGCCAGGAGACCCAGAGTACTATCCCGGCGATAGAGAGATCCATGCTGATGGTCGATTAACCATCAAACTACGGCGGCTCACATTGACGAGAGACGGAAATGAGGTCGCTACCGACGTTCCCGTTCTGGCAGTCTGGGTTCCGGCGTCGATGGAGCAACAGTGGCTAGTCCAAGAACCGCTTCCTCAAGTGTGACATGGCGGATGTGAGCGAGTTGGTCAGAGCTTTCGCCGCCCTTGCCCCATCTGTTTCACCAGTCGGGCACTGTTGCGTTACCAAGCCATACCAATCCCGACATCTCAATTCGTCTCCCTCAGCAAGTCCGCCGCCGGAGAGGCGGTGCTTCCGATCCAGACAGCTCCAAGTTCGGATTTACTACCAGCACCGCTACGGTTGGAGCACTTGACTGTTCAACACGGTATCTCAGGGAGCGTTCAAATCGCGCAGAGTAGGCAACATGGCCTTTTTTCCTTGGTCGTGCTGCACGGCGGGAATAAGGTGCTAGTGGAAATGTTCTTGCGCTTTGCTCTCGCACTTGCTGAGCAAATCTCGGCTCAACCTACGCCGTCGACCGTTGCTGCCTTGATCCAAAGGTTCGTCACCCTTCTTCAGAGTCTTCGTAGGCCCAATGCTAAAGTCATACAAGGGCTTTGGGCTGAGTTGTTCGTGATGACTGCTCAAAGTGATTCGGGAGCTTGGGTGATTGGTTGGCATACCGATCCAATGAGCCTGCATGATTTCGTTCTTGGTGCTCGTCGAGTCGAGGTCAAGAGTTCCGCAACAGGGGAACGGGTACACCGCTTCTCACATCGTCAACTCTCTCCGACCGCAGAAACTTCGCTACACGTGGCATCCGTGCTAGTCGAACGCATTGGACAAGGGTCATCCGTTTTCAACCTAGCCGAGGAACTTCATCGACGCCTATCACCAGAGCAGTCATTGGTTTTGGACAATGGAATTGCCGCCGCTCTTGGTGCTGACTATTTCAAAGCGGAGCAGCATCGGTTCGACGAGTCGCGAGCGCGAGGCTCATTGCGCTACTTCCCTTTGAGTGTAATCCCGAGACTGCAAGCAGACGTGCCTACGGGAGTCAGTGAAATTTCCTACACAGTACGCCTGTCAGACGTTGATGGTGAAACGGTCTTGGTCCTCGCGTGAGCGATTATTCTATGACGTGTGCAAGGGGTGTTCGTATCTCGTAAGGCACGCCCTTTCGGATCACGGCACAGACACGGTGGATGAGCTTGTTGCGCATGGCGTTGAAGACAAGCATCTTGTGTTTTCCCTCGGCCACCTTGCGGTCGTAGTAGGCGCGGAACTCACCGGGGAACCGGATGAGGCCGACCACCGAGACATGCAGTAGAGCCTTGAGCGTATGGTTGGCATTGTGCGATACGCGGGTGCGCCCCTCTGATGCTGGTGCCTGACCTGTTCTCGAAGGGTGCGCAGCCGGCATGGCAAGCTAGCTGTCGCGGTGAGGTGAACCGCGTGAAGCCGTCGGTGAGGGCCAGCAGGTGTGAGCCCAGGATGAGCCCAACGCCTTCCACGGACTTCAGCAGCTCGAAGCGCTTGCTCAATTCGGGCTCCGCGTTGATGGTGTCCTCGATCATGCCTTGCAGTTCGTTGATCACCTTGTCGAGCGCTTTGATCTGTGCCTTGTCGAACCGGGTGAACGGCCCGCGCAGGCCCTTGTCCATGAGCTTGTTCATGTCCATCGCCGCTGGTGCATGGTCTTGCGCATCACGTAGTTCTGGCGCTTGCTCAAGAGCTGCTTGAGCTTGTTCATTTTCAGGCTGGTCAGCCGTGAACAACCGTGACTTGTCTTGGAAGCGACGGGCGTAGTCGGCGATCCTGAGCGCATCCACCCGGTCGCTCTTCCCCCGGGTCATGCCAATGCTCTGCTTGATGTCGTTGGGATGAGCAAGCCAGGTGGGGATCTCCAATTCCACCAACACTTCCAGCAGCGCATGGCCGTAGTAGCCCGTGGGCTCCAGGCAAGCCAGGTATTCCCCTGTGACCAGTGTGTACTCCTTGGTCCATCGGCGCAGTAACGCCTTCACGCTCTGGTGGTGTTCTCCACCTTGATCTCTGCGGTCAGTGTCCCGCGTTCATCCAACAGGGCCACATCCAGTGTCGCCTTGCTCCGTCGATCCCGATCCAGTGCTTCATGTTCGTTTAATTTTTGGTGACACACGATCCCCTGGGGGAGCGCTGAGCATCGGGTCCTGAACTTGACAACTCTAGTAGGCCGTGAGCCTCACATTCTATCCAAGCCTCAGACCTGAGGGACCGCAGGTACCGATAATCGCTATAGGTCATCACACCTTCGCAGCGGACTGGTTCACCTGTGATCCTGCTCAGCCTCCTTCGGAGGAATTGTTCACTTCGAAGATGCTTCATCTTCCAAGCGTCCAAGTGTAGAGTTGCAGCGGAAACCCCGCAAGCCCTGTAATCAGGGCGCGGAGTTGTAGCGGAAAGCGCGACGGTGAGGCTTTGCGAACCGGCACGCCCAAACCATCACCTACTCATGCCTCAACGCCCGCACCGGATCCGTCTGCGCCGCCCGGATCGCCCGGAAGCTCACGGTGAACGTCGCGATCAGCAGCACCACAAGCGCCGCGCCCACGAACACCAGCGGCTCGATGGCCGTGCGGAACGCGAAGTTCTCCAGCCAGCGGCCCACGCCGAACCACGCGAGCGGCACGGCCACCAGCGCGCCGATGAGCACGAGGAAGAGGAAATCGCGCGTGACGAGGTAGGTGATCCGCAACGTATCAGCGCCCATCACTTTGCGGATGCCGATCTCGCGCGTTCGTTTCTCGGCGGTCCAGGAGGCGAGGGCGAAGAGGCCGAGGCAGGCGATGAAGACCGCGAGCAATGAGAAGATGCCGACGAGCTTCGCCAGGCGGCCCTGTGCTTCGTACTGCATGTTCAGTTGGTCCTCGAGGAACTGGTACTCGAAGGGGAATTGCGTGGTGCGGCTGTTCCACTCCTTACGCGCGGCTTCGATCACGGGCGTGGGATCACCGCCCTCGGTACGGATGTAGATGTAGCGCAGCCATTGCCCGATGTCGGTGGTCATGTCGAACACGAAGGGTTGCACGGCCTTGAAGAGTGGATCGAAAGCAAAGTCCTTGGTGACGCCGATGATGCGCTCTTTACCGTGCGGCGTGTCCATACGATCACCGATCGCCTTGGCGGGATCATCGGGATGCGTTTGGCGTGCGAACGTCTCGTTCACGATCACGCTGAGCGAATCATCGCCGGGGAACTCGCGCGAGAACCAGCGACCGGCAAGGAGCTCGATGTCCATGGCTTGCTGGAACTCGGGATTCACGTAGAGGCACGGCAGGTAGGTCCACTTGCCCTGCTCCATGGTGCCCCAGTTGAACTCGTGCGTGTTGTGCTTTTTGCCGATGATGTCGTTCGCCCAACTCACCGCCTTTACGCCACTGATCTTCTTCAACTCCGGCAGAACAGCCGTGTACACATCGTACATCGGTGCGCGCACCGGGATGAGGATCACCTGCTCCTTGTTGAAGCCAAGGTCCACGCTCTGCAGGTGGTCGTGCTGCTGCTTCACGAACACGGTGCCGATGATGAGCACCAGCGCTATGGCGAACTGCACCACCACGAGCAACTTCCGCAGCGCTTGCCCTTTGGAGGTGCCCGCCGCGTTCGCTTTCAGCACCACCGCCGGCTGGAACGAGGAAAGGAAGAACGCCGGATAGATGCCGCTCAACAAACCCACGATCACGGCGATGCCCAACACGCCGGGGACGAGCATCGACGGAAGTGGGATCGCCTCGCCAGCGAGCTGATTGAAGGCAGGCATCAGCAATTGGATCAGCAGCAACGCGATCAACGCCGCGATCAGGCTCATGAGCACGCTCTCCGCCAGGAACTGACCGATCAACTGACCGCGAGTGGCGCCGTTCGTCTTGCGCACGCCCACTTCCCGCGCTCGGTACGCACTGCGCGCCGTGGCGAGGTTCATGAAGTTGACGCCCGCCAGCACGATGATGAAGAAGCCGATCGCCCACAGGATGTTCACGCTGCCCTTGTCGCCGTTCTGGTGCATCTCGAAATCGAGCTTGCTGGTCAGGTGGATGTCCGTGAGCGGCTGCAACTCGTGCCCGATCTGCTCCTTCAAGAAGTCCGGGTAATACTTGTGAATGAAGTCAGGGAAGATCCTGTTCACCTCAGCCGCGCTGATACCCTCATTCAGCCGCACGTAGGTCCAGCAGGGGTTCCACACCCAGTTGTGCTGCTCGATGTTCCGCCAGAACTGCGTGATGGTGTAGAACGAGACCAGTCCTTCGAACTTGATGTGCGAGTTGCGAGGGATCTCGCCGAGGATGCCGGTCACTTGCACGTCCATCGCGTTGTCCCACTTCATCATCTGGCCCATCGGGTCGGCATCGCCGAAGTACTTCTTCGCCAGCTCCTGCGAGAGCACGATGCTGCCGGGCTTGGTGAGCGCCGTCTTCGGATCACCCGCCAGCAGGGGGTAGTTGAAGATGTCGAAGACCGTGCTGTCCACCAGATAGAGTCCGCTCTCGGTGAACATCTTGTCGGTGCTGAGGCTGTCGCCCACCTTCAATGTGTGCTGCGGATCCTGGAAATCGAACCAGCGGCAGTAGCGTTCGATCAGTTCGGGGTGGTCGCCATAGAGCGTTGGTCCGAGGCCGAAGACCATGCTGCTTGAATGCTCGCCCTGGCCCTCCATCTCGATCTCGCCCACTACGCGGTACACGCGCTCGTTGTGCGGCACGAAGCGGTCGAAGCTGCGCTGGTGCTGCACGTAGAGCCCGATGAGCACGAAGCAGGCGAGCCCTGTGGCCAGACCGAGCAGATTGATGAGCGTGTAGAGCTTCTGCTTCCAGAGGTTGCGGAAACCGGTGAGGAGGAGGTTCTTGAGCATGGGGCTGCGCTTTATTCGTACCGCAACGCCTTCACCGGATCTGCCACCGCCGCGCGATACGCCTGCACCGATACCGTGAGCACGGTCACAACGAGCGTGATCAGCAGCGCGGCAGCGTAGAGCATCGGTGAAATGTCCGTGTGGTAGGCGAAGGTCTCCAGCCACCGGCCGATCGCATAGAACGCCAGCGGGAAGGCCACCAGCAGCGCCAGACCGAGCAGCATAACGAACTCCTTGTTGAGCCTGCGCACGATGTCCCACAACGGCGCGCCCATCACCCGGCGGATGCCGATCTCGCGTGTGCGTTGTCGCGCGGTGAAGTACGCGAGGCCATAGAGGCCCATCACGGTGAGCAGGATGGCGAGCACGGCGAATGCGGAGAAGACCCGGTAGAGATCATCCTCTGCATGATAGAGCTGCGCGATGCCATCCGTGAGAAAGGTCGCCTCCCAATCGTCGTTCGGGCGCAATGCCTTCCAGCGTTCCTGAAGGGATGCGAGTTGCTGGCGCACATCGCCGGGCGCGAGGCTGAGCACGAGGTTCTCAACGCCGTATCGCCGGTCGCCCTGGAACATGCACAACGGCTCTATGGGCGTGTGCAGGCTCGTGTAGTGGAAGTCCTTCACCACGCCTATCACGTTCAGTTCGTGCTCGCTCGTGTCGCCGGGCACATACACCTTCTCCGCAAGCGGATCCGTCCAGCCGAAGGCCTTCACCGCGCTTTCGTTCACCACCACCGCCCGGTCGTTGTCGCCGGGGATATTCGTATCGAACATCCGGCCGGCCAACAGCTTCAGGCCGATCAGCGCCGGGAAGTCGGGATCCACGTTCATGGTGGGCATGGGCTTGTCGATCTTGCCTTCGGGCGTCTTCACGCGCAGCACCCAGCGCCCTCCTTCCTCACCGGGCAGGTTCTGCGTGAACGCAGCTCCGGTGACGAAGCTCTCGCGCATCAGTTCCTGCTTCAAAGGCCGCAGGGCATCCCAGGCAAGCGTGTCCTGCCCTGGAGGCGATGGCATGGTGATGCTGAGCAGATCCTCCTTGCGGAAGCCCATGTCGGTGCTGCGCAGCCAGTGCAATTGCGCGAACACCGCCAAGGTGCCCACCACCATGAAGAGCGCGATGGCGAACTGCACGCCCATGAGCACTTTGCGCACCCGGTTGCGCCCAGCGCCGCTCGCCACGCCTTCCTTCAGCAGCAGCTGCGGTGCGAAGCGCGAAAGGAAGAAGGCGGGATAACTCCCCGCCACGACACCGATGCACAGTACGATGACCAGAACGACGGCCACGAAACTCCCACGCAACAGATAGCCCATGCCGATCTCCTTGCCGGTAATGCCATTGAAGGCGGGGAGCGCCAGCCAGAGCATGCCGAGCGCGACGAGGATGCCGATCACCGCGATCATGACGCTTCCGCCGATGAACTGCGCAACGAGCTGCCCTCGCTCCGCGCCGCAGACCTTGCGCAAGGCCACCTCCTTCGCGCGGCGCGTGGCGTCCGCAGTGCTCATGTTGATGTAATTGATACAGGCGATGGCGAGGATGAGCACGGCCACGATGGCGAAGAGCGTGACATAGGCCTTGTTGCCCTTCTTTGGCGTGTCATAGATCAAGTCGTTGTTGAAGTGCACATCGCGCAAGGGCTCCAGGTTGAAGGTGATCTCGCCCTTGAAGCCCCAGCCGCCCCAGCGTGGGATGATGAACTTCTCCACGAAGGCGTCCATCTTTCCCTGGAAGTCCTGCGCGCTCACGCCCGGTGCCAGCACCAGGTAGTTGAAACAGCTGTTGTTGCCCCAACTCTCGCTCAGCTGCTCGCGCGCTTGCGGTGGCATGCCCAGGCGGCTCATGAACACGCCCATGGGGATGTGCGTGTTCTCGGCCTTCTCATCGATCACGCCGGCCACCTTCAAGGTGCGGCCGTTGCGCGTCACCAGCTTGCCGATGGGATCCTCCGCGCCGAACATGCGCACGGCCATCTCCTGCATGATCACGATGTTGTCCGGCTCGTCGAGCGCATCAGGACCGCCCTTCACCCAAGTGAAGTCGAAGACGCGGAAGGCGCTGGTGTCGGCGTTGTAGCCGTTCTCTGACAAGTAGGGCTTTCCCGCATACTCCAGGGTTGTTTCTCCCAGCTGGAACAGCGAGGCACCGCTCTCGATGTCCGGGTACTCTTTCAGCAGCGCCTCCATGATCGGGAACGGCGTGATGCCGAAGTCATCCTTGGTATCACCGAAGTGGTAGTGCGCCTGTATGCGGAAGATGCGGTCGGACTTGCGGTGGTTCGCATCGAAGCTCAGCTCATCCTGCACATAGATGTAGATGAGCATGCAGGCCACCACGCCGATGGCCAGGCCGATGATGTTGAGCACCGCGAAGAGCTTGTCGCGTTTGAGCGTGCGCCAGGCCGCCGTCGCGTAGACGCTATGGCGGCCAATGGCGATGAGGAGGTAGTTCTTCCACATCTGATCAATGGCTATAGCAACGCCTGCGCTGGCACGTTCCCCACCACCACCTTTCCGTCCAGCAGCTTGATCGTGCGTTGCGCGTAGCCTGCATCGCGCAGGCTGTGCGTGACGATGATGATCGTCGTTCCCGACTTGTTCAAGTCGGTGAGCAGGCCCATGACCTCCTCGCCCATGGCGCTGTCAAGGTTACCGGTAGGCTCGTCGGCGAGGATCAGCTTGGGGCTGTTCACCACGGCGCGAGCGATCGCAACACGTTGTTGCTGGCCACCGCTCAGCTGTTGCGGGAAGTGCTTTGCGCGATGACCAATGTTCATGCGATCCATGGCGGCCTGCACCCGTTGCTTCCGCTCGGCCTTACCGAGGCTGGTGTAGATCAACGGCAGCTCGATGTTCTCGGCCACGGTCAGCTCATCGATCAGGTTGAAGCTCTGGAACACGAAGCCGATGGTGTTCTTGCGCACCTCTGCCCGTTTGCGCTCGTTGTAGCCGCTCACGTCCTCTCCGTTCACGAAGTACTGGCCGTTGCTGGGCGAATCGAGCAGTCCGATGATGTTGAGCAGCGTGGACTTCCCGCAGCCGCTCGGTCCCATGATCGCCACGAACTCGCCCTGGGCGATGTCGATGCTGACCTGGTTGAGGGCGGTGGTCTCCACGGTATCCGTGCGGTAGATCTTCGAGAGGCTGGTGGTCTTCAGGAGGCTCATGGGATCGGATTTGTCGGGGCGGGAAATTTCCCGCCCTTACTGTTGGATGATGAGTTCGTCCGCGTCATTGAATGCGGCATAGCGGCTCGTCACCACCCGTTCGCCGGGTTGAAGGCCCTCCAGCACTTCGTACACATCGGGGTTCTGGCGACCGAGCTTCACGTCGCGTTTGGTGGCGGTGCCTTCCGGATCCACCACGTAGACCCAGCCGCCGCCTGTGTCCTGGAAGAAGGGCCCGCGTGGCAGGAGCACCGCCTGCATGTCCTCGCTCAACTGGAGCCGCACCTGAAAGGTCTGGCCGCGGCGCACGGCGGGCTTGTCACCCACGAAGCGCATGTCCACATCGAACTCGCCGTTGCTTACCTCGGGATACACCTTGAAGATCTCGATGGCATGTTCGCGTCCCGCATGCGTGAACGTGCCTCGCAGGCCGATGCTCACGCGGCTCACATAATGCTCCGGTATCCGCGCGCGCACCTTGAAGCTCTCGAGCACATCGATCTGGGCGATGCGTTCGCCGCGCTGCCGGGTCTGGCCCAGCTCCACGTTCAACCCGCTGAGCTGCCCGTCGATGGGCGCCCGGATCACCAGGTTCTGCAGGTTGTCGCGCAGGAAGCGCAGGTTCTGCTGGATGAGCTCCAGGTTGCCGGTGATGGAGCCGAGCTGGCTGAGCCGGAAAAGCGAGTCGGCGCGCACATTGGCGGCCACGAGCTTGCGCTTCTCTCGCATGTACTCCAGGTTCTCACGATCGGCCATGTAGGTGTTCTGGGCGAGCAGTGAATCCCGGAGCAGTCGGTCGTTGACGTGCTGGTCGCGTTCGAGCCGCTTCAGGTCCTTGTCGAGGTTCAGCAGGTCATCGCGTAGGCGGGTGGTCTGCTGATCCATCGCCAGACGGGTGTTGCGCAGGTTGTTCTGCTGATCCAGCAGCTGTGCCTCCCGGTTGATGGCGTCCATGTGCAGCTGCGGATTGCTGAGCTCGATGAGGGGATCGCCCGCCTTCACGTGCGTACCGTCCTCCACGAAGCGGTGCTTCACGGTGCCTCCTTCAAGCGCGTCCAGGAAGACCGTCTGGATCGGCTGCACCGTGCCGGTGACGGGGATGAACTCCTTGAACAGCCCCTTCTCCACGGTTCCGATGCTGACCTTGGCGGTCTCCACGCGGACCCTGCTGGTGGCGAACGAGCTGCTCCACAAGGCCAGGGCGACGAGGATCGCAACGGCCATTCCTCCGAAGGCGATCAGGCGTCTCCTCCGGGCCGGCCGGGGGTCGATGACACGGTCCACGGCCCGAAACTGCACGTTGCCCGGCTCCCGGGCCCACGCCAAGGGACGGACCGGTGGGCCGATGACCGGCAGGGACGAACAGGGAGCGTGTGGTCCCGGAAAGCCCCGACCAGCTTGACCATGGTGCCCATCGGCATCCAGGGCAACACGGTCCGGGCGGTCGGCCGTGATCGCGGTATCGGGGACCAGGAAGGCCCGATGGGAAAGACCTGCCGGGCAGGGGGCGCTTGCCGGGATCGGACTTCTGCCTACTTTCGTGCCGCCCAACGGCCGAAGTGTGCTTTGGCGAGACCACTACGGCACAGGCAAAGACCAACCAAACACGTCAGTAGAACGCATGAACATTTACGTCGCCAACGTCCCTTACTCTGTGAAGGACCAGGACCTCCGTGAGCTCTTCGAGCCTTACGGCGAGGTCACTTCGGCCAAGATCATCATGGACAAGGCCACCAACCGGAGCCGCGGCTTCGGTTTCGTGGAGATGTCCGATGACAACGCCGGCCGTCAGGCCATCGAGGCCACCAACGGCAAGAATTTCCACGGCCGTGACCTCGTGGTGAACGAGGCCCGCCCCCGTCCGGAGGGCGACCGCCCCTTCCGTGGAGGAGGTGGTGGCGACCGTGGCGGCTACCGCAACGACCGCGGCGGGTTCCGCGACCGTGGCGAGCGCTCTTACCGCCGCGACGAGGAGTGATCCATCCCCATTCCATCCAAGGGGCCCCGCTTCGGCGGGGCTCTTTCGTTCGTGCCCTGCTGGGTGCCTGTGAAAAGATGTTGATCTCGACCGGGGCCGCCGGCCCGCGCTCGGCCGCCATCGGGCATCCCGGTAGCTTTGCGCCCATGTCCCTTCCCCCCCTCCGGGCCCTGCTCCTGGTGGCCGTCATCGCGCCGCTCACGGTGCTGATGGCCCAGCGCCCCGGCAGTGGCGGGCGACCGGTGAACGGCCGGATCTACGGCAAGGTGATCGATGCGGCCAGCAGCAAAGGGGCGGAATTCGCCACGGTGACCCTGTTCGCCGGCGGGCGAGACAGCGTGATCACCGGCACCATGGTACGCGGCAACGGCGATT
Proteins encoded in this region:
- a CDS encoding ABC transporter permease, with the translated sequence MWKNYLLIAIGRHSVYATAAWRTLKRDKLFAVLNIIGLAIGVVACMLIYIYVQDELSFDANHRKSDRIFRIQAHYHFGDTKDDFGITPFPIMEALLKEYPDIESGASLFQLGETTLEYAGKPYLSENGYNADTSAFRVFDFTWVKGGPDALDEPDNIVIMQEMAVRMFGAEDPIGKLVTRNGRTLKVAGVIDEKAENTHIPMGVFMSRLGMPPQAREQLSESWGNNSCFNYLVLAPGVSAQDFQGKMDAFVEKFIIPRWGGWGFKGEITFNLEPLRDVHFNNDLIYDTPKKGNKAYVTLFAIVAVLILAIACINYINMSTADATRRAKEVALRKVCGAERGQLVAQFIGGSVMIAVIGILVALGMLWLALPAFNGITGKEIGMGYLLRGSFVAVVLVIVLCIGVVAGSYPAFFLSRFAPQLLLKEGVASGAGRNRVRKVLMGVQFAIALFMVVGTLAVFAQLHWLRSTDMGFRKEDLLSITMPSPPGQDTLAWDALRPLKQELMRESFVTGAAFTQNLPGEEGGRWVLRVKTPEGKIDKPMPTMNVDPDFPALIGLKLLAGRMFDTNIPGDNDRAVVVNESAVKAFGWTDPLAEKVYVPGDTSEHELNVIGVVKDFHYTSLHTPIEPLCMFQGDRRYGVENLVLSLAPGDVRQQLASLQERWKALRPNDDWEATFLTDGIAQLYHAEDDLYRVFSAFAVLAILLTVMGLYGLAYFTARQRTREIGIRRVMGAPLWDIVRRLNKEFVMLLGLALLVAFPLAFYAIGRWLETFAYHTDISPMLYAAALLITLVVTVLTVSVQAYRAAVADPVKALRYE
- a CDS encoding efflux RND transporter periplasmic adaptor subunit, which gives rise to MAVAILVALALWSSSFATSRVRVETAKVSIGTVEKGLFKEFIPVTGTVQPIQTVFLDALEGGTVKHRFVEDGTHVKAGDPLIELSNPQLHMDAINREAQLLDQQNNLRNTRLAMDQQTTRLRDDLLNLDKDLKRLERDQHVNDRLLRDSLLAQNTYMADRENLEYMREKRKLVAANVRADSLFRLSQLGSITGNLELIQQNLRFLRDNLQNLVIRAPIDGQLSGLNVELGQTRQRGERIAQIDVLESFKVRARIPEHYVSRVSIGLRGTFTHAGREHAIEIFKVYPEVSNGEFDVDMRFVGDKPAVRRGQTFQVRLQLSEDMQAVLLPRGPFFQDTGGGWVYVVDPEGTATKRDVKLGRQNPDVYEVLEGLQPGERVVTSRYAAFNDADELIIQQ
- a CDS encoding PD-(D/E)XK motif protein, giving the protein MVVLHGGNKVLVEMFLRFALALAEQISAQPTPSTVAALIQRFVTLLQSLRRPNAKVIQGLWAELFVMTAQSDSGAWVIGWHTDPMSLHDFVLGARRVEVKSSATGERVHRFSHRQLSPTAETSLHVASVLVERIGQGSSVFNLAEELHRRLSPEQSLVLDNGIAAALGADYFKAEQHRFDESRARGSLRYFPLSVIPRLQADVPTGVSEISYTVRLSDVDGETVLVLA
- a CDS encoding ABC transporter permease, with amino-acid sequence MLKNLLLTGFRNLWKQKLYTLINLLGLATGLACFVLIGLYVQHQRSFDRFVPHNERVYRVVGEIEMEGQGEHSSSMVFGLGPTLYGDHPELIERYCRWFDFQDPQHTLKVGDSLSTDKMFTESGLYLVDSTVFDIFNYPLLAGDPKTALTKPGSIVLSQELAKKYFGDADPMGQMMKWDNAMDVQVTGILGEIPRNSHIKFEGLVSFYTITQFWRNIEQHNWVWNPCWTYVRLNEGISAAEVNRIFPDFIHKYYPDFLKEQIGHELQPLTDIHLTSKLDFEMHQNGDKGSVNILWAIGFFIIVLAGVNFMNLATARSAYRAREVGVRKTNGATRGQLIGQFLAESVLMSLIAALIALLLIQLLMPAFNQLAGEAIPLPSMLVPGVLGIAVIVGLLSGIYPAFFLSSFQPAVVLKANAAGTSKGQALRKLLVVVQFAIALVLIIGTVFVKQQHDHLQSVDLGFNKEQVILIPVRAPMYDVYTAVLPELKKISGVKAVSWANDIIGKKHNTHEFNWGTMEQGKWTYLPCLYVNPEFQQAMDIELLAGRWFSREFPGDDSLSVIVNETFARQTHPDDPAKAIGDRMDTPHGKERIIGVTKDFAFDPLFKAVQPFVFDMTTDIGQWLRYIYIRTEGGDPTPVIEAARKEWNSRTTQFPFEYQFLEDQLNMQYEAQGRLAKLVGIFSLLAVFIACLGLFALASWTAEKRTREIGIRKVMGADTLRITYLVTRDFLFLVLIGALVAVPLAWFGVGRWLENFAFRTAIEPLVFVGAALVVLLIATFTVSFRAIRAAQTDPVRALRHE
- a CDS encoding transposase, yielding MKALLRRWTKEYTLVTGEYLACLEPTGYYGHALLEVLVELEIPTWLAHPNDIKQSIGMTRGKSDRVDALRIADYARRFQDKSRLFTADQPENEQAQAALEQAPELRDAQDHAPAAMDMNKLMDKGLRGPFTRFDKAQIKALDKVINELQGMIEDTINAEPELSKRFELLKSVEGVGLILGSHLLALTDGFTRFTSPRQLACHAGCAPFENRSGTSIRGAHPRIAQCQPYAQGSTACLGGRPHPVPR
- a CDS encoding RNA-binding protein; translation: MNIYVANVPYSVKDQDLRELFEPYGEVTSAKIIMDKATNRSRGFGFVEMSDDNAGRQAIEATNGKNFHGRDLVVNEARPRPEGDRPFRGGGGGDRGGYRNDRGGFRDRGERSYRRDEE
- a CDS encoding ABC transporter ATP-binding protein — translated: MSLLKTTSLSKIYRTDTVETTALNQVSIDIAQGEFVAIMGPSGCGKSTLLNIIGLLDSPSNGQYFVNGEDVSGYNERKRAEVRKNTIGFVFQSFNLIDELTVAENIELPLIYTSLGKAERKQRVQAAMDRMNIGHRAKHFPQQLSGGQQQRVAIARAVVNSPKLILADEPTGNLDSAMGEEVMGLLTDLNKSGTTIIIVTHSLRDAGYAQRTIKLLDGKVVVGNVPAQALL